The following coding sequences lie in one Deltaproteobacteria bacterium genomic window:
- a CDS encoding 50S ribosome-binding GTPase, translating into MPANLPPEYLAAEERFRRAKSPQEKVTALQEMLSVIPKHKGTDKLRAQLRSKLSKLREESQKRRAAGRGFYLFNVKKEGAGQIVLVGLPNVGKSTLLSRLTNAYTEVADYPYTTRIPIVGMMDFENIQIQLVDAPAVTLELGEAWFTNLARNADGLVLMVDLGDDPLVQIKVLLEKLEEVGVSPVDGEGGSAPQEKRMVIVCNKADLPESRRHEEAVLEAFGGRFPILSISAKTAMGLDPLKKRLFQLLHIIRIYSKIPGKEVDYSAPFVLPEGSTVEEMARLVHKDLFKRLKFARIWGSGKFSGQRVKRGFVLTDGDVVELHT; encoded by the coding sequence ATGCCGGCCAACCTCCCTCCAGAGTACCTGGCAGCCGAGGAGAGATTCCGGCGTGCGAAATCGCCCCAGGAAAAAGTCACGGCTCTTCAAGAGATGCTCTCCGTCATTCCCAAACACAAGGGAACGGACAAGCTGAGGGCACAGCTGAGGAGCAAGCTTTCCAAACTGAGAGAGGAGTCACAGAAAAGACGGGCAGCGGGGAGAGGCTTCTATCTGTTCAACGTAAAGAAGGAGGGGGCTGGCCAGATCGTTCTCGTAGGTCTTCCCAATGTCGGCAAATCGACCCTCTTATCACGCCTGACCAACGCCTACACGGAAGTGGCCGACTACCCGTACACAACAAGGATTCCCATAGTGGGGATGATGGATTTCGAGAATATCCAGATTCAACTCGTCGACGCCCCCGCTGTGACTTTGGAACTGGGCGAGGCCTGGTTCACCAACCTCGCAAGGAATGCAGACGGCCTCGTGCTGATGGTCGATCTGGGCGATGATCCCCTGGTCCAGATCAAGGTACTGCTGGAGAAACTCGAGGAGGTGGGGGTCTCTCCCGTGGACGGAGAAGGAGGCTCTGCCCCTCAGGAGAAGAGGATGGTCATCGTGTGCAACAAGGCCGATCTTCCGGAAAGCAGAAGGCATGAGGAGGCTGTCCTGGAGGCTTTCGGAGGGAGATTCCCCATCCTTTCCATCTCGGCGAAGACGGCTATGGGTTTGGATCCTCTGAAAAAGAGACTCTTCCAACTTCTTCATATCATTCGGATCTACAGCAAGATCCCGGGGAAGGAGGTGGACTACAGCGCGCCCTTTGTCTTGCCCGAGGGAAGCACGGTTGAGGAGATGGCAAGGCTCGTGCATAAGGATCTTTTCAAGAGATTGAAATTCGCCCGCATCTGGGGATCTGGAAAGTTTTCGGGCCAGAGAGTGAAGAGGGGTTTTGTCCTCACCGATGGAGACGTGGTGGAACTCCACACGTAG
- a CDS encoding tetratricopeptide repeat protein, translating into MKDRERTRRPGRSDPSVGVDSGRGVKTETVVLLMVAAFFAGLVVGSVAALLKTSRLEQEGVAVFPGRTEAPQPPTVDVLGKIQRLRDLVEKDPGNRDGWERLGDTYSRNGRYVEAAEAYTEAIRVGGGKADLLVKLGNAHFDGGAYQKAVGAYLEALNMDPDNADVLTDLGVAYRRTKRPDKAVEAFRRAIRSDPHHLNSRYNLGVVLLHDLRDIQGAVDAWEEFIRIAPMDERAGQLRRMVETLRTMSPGREVGPTGRGS; encoded by the coding sequence ATGAAGGACAGGGAGAGAACTCGAAGACCCGGGAGGTCAGATCCGAGTGTGGGGGTTGATTCCGGACGGGGGGTAAAGACTGAAACGGTTGTGCTTCTCATGGTGGCTGCCTTTTTCGCGGGACTTGTTGTGGGATCTGTGGCAGCCCTTCTCAAGACCTCACGACTGGAGCAGGAGGGCGTGGCGGTCTTCCCGGGCCGGACAGAGGCGCCCCAGCCACCCACGGTCGATGTGCTCGGGAAGATCCAGCGACTTCGAGACCTGGTAGAAAAGGATCCGGGAAACCGCGACGGGTGGGAGCGCCTCGGCGACACGTATTCCAGAAACGGCCGGTACGTCGAGGCGGCCGAGGCATACACGGAGGCCATAAGGGTCGGCGGGGGGAAGGCCGATCTGCTCGTGAAGCTCGGAAATGCCCATTTTGACGGGGGGGCTTACCAGAAGGCCGTAGGGGCCTACCTGGAGGCTCTGAACATGGATCCGGACAATGCCGACGTACTCACCGATCTCGGGGTCGCATACAGGAGAACAAAGAGGCCGGATAAGGCGGTCGAGGCTTTCAGGAGGGCGATTCGCTCCGACCCCCATCATTTAAACAGCCGCTACAACCTGGGTGTCGTTCTCCTACATGACCTTAGAGACATACAGGGGGCGGTGGATGCCTGGGAGGAGTTTATCAGGATAGCCCCCATGGATGAGAGGGCGGGACAGTTAAGACGGATGGTCGAGACCCTGAGGACTATGTCACCGGGCCGAGAGGTTGGGCCGACAGGCCGCGGCTCTTGA
- a CDS encoding HD domain-containing protein — protein MKKARGPMGPLFNPLEGTSLIADPIYQYILMTDRWRGAEEATERDLIDTPWLQRLRRIYQLQSARWVFPSAEHSRFQHSLGTMHVAGAFALHLYPFLEHVFEGRIPSEFYVEELLRLAGLLHDIGHGPFCHFFDEHVLSRFGLTHEILSQRIILERLGEMISMVRRSPHGMLRDDEELRPEHVAFLIKKPDGSSAADHPLWLQYLQQLFRGIFTVDNIDYVLRDSYMTGVAVGPVDWKRMLHYALCHREGLALDKRGASALSMFLNARLYLYTNVYYHRTTRSIDLQLGEIFARTIEIIFPFNPADHLDLYCELTDWSLIEGVRRWEASKNREKRELAAKWKDILARRLKWRSVYETTLTIKDLEVGRAGFVGKYEVERRIRESLPMGMRDIEFHVDMALHDPRPLNPLHSEDSPLLIYDPTSGKVSREPLEELFKYIPAKVAICRVYGTLPEYREILMRAVTRTLGSSDYLGSYPTNV, from the coding sequence ATGAAGAAGGCGAGGGGGCCGATGGGTCCTCTGTTCAATCCCCTGGAGGGGACGAGTCTCATCGCAGATCCGATCTATCAGTACATCCTGATGACCGACCGGTGGAGGGGGGCCGAAGAGGCCACGGAGAGGGACCTGATCGATACGCCGTGGCTGCAGAGGCTCAGAAGGATCTACCAGCTCCAGAGTGCTCGGTGGGTGTTTCCATCGGCCGAGCACAGCCGGTTTCAGCATTCTCTGGGCACAATGCACGTGGCAGGAGCCTTTGCGCTCCATCTGTATCCGTTCTTGGAACACGTCTTCGAGGGCAGAATACCCTCGGAATTCTACGTGGAAGAGCTCCTTCGCCTCGCCGGGCTGCTCCATGACATCGGGCATGGACCCTTCTGCCATTTTTTCGATGAGCACGTACTCAGCAGGTTCGGCCTGACCCATGAGATTCTCAGCCAGAGGATTATCCTGGAGAGGCTCGGGGAGATGATCAGCATGGTCCGTCGGAGTCCCCACGGAATGCTCCGGGACGATGAAGAGCTCCGGCCGGAGCATGTGGCTTTCTTGATCAAGAAGCCGGACGGGTCGTCTGCCGCTGACCATCCTCTCTGGCTGCAGTACCTTCAGCAGTTGTTTCGTGGAATTTTCACGGTTGACAACATCGACTATGTTTTGAGGGATTCCTACATGACGGGGGTGGCTGTGGGCCCCGTGGACTGGAAGAGGATGCTTCATTATGCTCTCTGTCACCGTGAAGGGCTGGCTCTGGACAAGAGGGGCGCCTCGGCCCTGAGCATGTTTCTCAATGCCCGGCTCTATCTCTACACAAATGTTTACTACCACCGGACCACACGGTCCATCGACCTCCAACTGGGAGAGATATTTGCCCGGACAATCGAGATCATTTTTCCTTTCAATCCCGCAGACCATCTCGACCTGTACTGTGAACTGACTGACTGGTCACTCATCGAGGGGGTCCGACGGTGGGAGGCGTCGAAAAACCGGGAAAAGAGGGAGTTGGCTGCCAAGTGGAAGGATATCCTGGCGAGGAGACTTAAGTGGCGGAGTGTCTATGAGACGACCTTGACCATAAAGGATCTTGAAGTCGGCCGAGCCGGATTTGTGGGGAAGTACGAAGTCGAGCGCAGGATTCGTGAGAGTCTTCCAATGGGAATGAGGGACATAGAATTTCACGTGGACATGGCCCTTCACGACCCCAGACCCCTCAACCCTCTCCATTCGGAGGATTCGCCGCTCTTGATTTACGACCCCACTTCCGGGAAGGTATCGAGAGAGCCTCTGGAAGAACTGTTCAAGTACATTCCGGCGAAAGTGGCCATATGCCGTGTCTATGGGACACTCCCGGAGTACAGGGAGATTCTCATGCGTGCCGTTACCAGAACCCTCGGCTCCTCGGACTATCTCGGATCCTACCCGACCAATGTATGA